The nucleotide sequence TTTACAGCCTGCGCTGAATGCCTGTGCAAAAGTCTGCATAAGCGCTCCTTACGAGGTCTAAAATCATTGAAATCTGTATATTTAATTCATACATACACGAGCCATTCAATTCTATAGCATCTCAATGCATTATACCAACAATATACAAAAAACTTACGGGCGGGCCTGGTTCACCGTCAGCGAATCACTGAGATTGGTTCCCAGTATGTCCGTATAGCTGAGATAAATCTTCCCCGATCTCGCCTCGGCGGTTTCATTTGCTGCTACGTTAAAGGACATCTTGCCGTCTGCTATCTGAAGACCGGATATCCAGCTGTCACCCGCACTATATCCATAAGTTACGCCGATCGCGCTTAAAGGGAACTTTGTGTTAATGGCCGTCTCCACAGCTCCGCCCATACCCGGCGCTGCCACCGAAGTCGCCGTAATGGCCAGTGCCGGCACAATAACACCTCTTTGTCCCAGTTTAAGGGTATCTGTTTTACTACCCGACATAAAAAGCAATGTCGCTGCCCGCGGATAATCAGAAGCGTTGTCCGGAACCGAAATAATTGCGTAGCCCGTTCCCTTACCGGCTCCGTTCTGTACTGTGATCCAGGAGGCGTTGTCACGGTTCTCCATGGTCCAATTGCCATCAGCATATACAACAATCTTCGTTGTATCAGCCGGAGCATTCAGGATAATGAATCTGGAATCAAGCGCAAGGTCTGTATTAAATACCGTGTCCTCCTTTTTGCAACCGGCAATCAGCAAGGTCACAAAAGCAAACAATGATATAGATCGGTTCATAGTCGTAATTTTTATTTATTATAGGAATTATTGGTCAATATCCCTCCCGAGCGGTCGACCTCCGTCTGGGGTATCGGGTAATATTCATGGTAAGGCCTCAGGTTGGTTTGGATGTCATCTACTTCAGTGGCGGAAGTGGCGCTTACACGGCTGTAAAAATCGCCCCAGCGAACCAGGTCCCATTTACGGCCATATTCTCCATACAATTCCCGGGCACGTTCTTTTTTCACTTCCTCGAGAAACGCCGCTTTGCCAGGATAACCGGCGAGCACAAAACCGGCATTGGCCCTTGCTTTCACCTGGTTAATAGCATCCATGGCTGTAGCAGGGTCACCCAGTTCGTTGGCAGCCTCCGCCAGCATCAGCAAGGCATCAGCAAACCGGAAAACCTTCTGGTTATTATTATCCTGCTGAAGACTCATGTTGGGGCACCAGAATTTAGGGCCGGGCCAGGGTTTTCCTGTAAAATTGTTTGACTTCGGACGGTTGAACCACACACCATCATAGCTGTATGCGAGTGTGGTGTTCTTTCTCGGATCAGTGTCCTCATACAACGACATAAAATAGGCCGTAGGTGTCGCCGCGGTAAATGTAGTGGTGGTGGTGCCGAGCTGCGGGATGGTAACCCCGTCATAAACAGCGCCTGAGGCCCGCGCCGGCGTCATCTGGGTAGCCACATTGCTGATCTTTATCGTTCCTGAATATTGGACTTCAAAAATAGATTCCGCCTTATTTTTATTGCGGAACCAGGTATCGGTCAATGCATATTGGGAGAGTGCTCCATAAATTGTTTCCAGTTTTTGCATCGCTGCAATACACAGCTCCCATTTTTTATTCCAAAGGGCCATTTTACCGATCAGCATATAGGCCAATGGCGCGCCAATCCTGTTATCGGCAATAGATGAACTTTTTGTCTGCGGCAGCGCCGGTGCCCATTTCTGAAGGTCTGCCATTACGCTATCCCTGATAACTGTAGCCGACATGCGGCCCATTTGTGCCACTTCCATTAATGCATCAAAACTGGAGCTGGCGTCACTCGTATAGTAAGGCACGTCGCCAAACATACTGGTAAGAATATAATAGTACAGCGCACGGATAACAGCTGCTTCGCCAATCAACGCAGGTTTTTTTTCTTCAGCAATGGACACCGAATTCTGAATGCCGGCAATAGTAGCATTACATACCATAATACCATTATACGCCGAGGTCCAGATACCATCGGCAACTCCGGGGTTGGAGGGCGACATGCCAAACGATTGATCTACACCGCCATTTGTCAAATAGGACAAATCGCTGGTATACTCGGTTGCCATCATCAGGTCACCCCTGTATATATTGTACAGTTTCAGGTAACAGGCGTTTACGGCAGACAAGGCCTGTGCTTCCGTTTGGTAAAAGTTATCAGCGCTGAGAAAACTTTTCGGTTTTTCCTCCAAAAATTTCCTGCAGCTGCTCATGCCCAGACCAAAGATGATAAGTACAACGAGTGAATATATTTTTATTTGTTTCATACCCATTAGAATTTTAATTCAGCAGTGAAGGTGATTGTCCTGTTCGGAGGGAATGAGCCGTTGTCGATACGACGCAAGGTAGAGGAAGTGCCACTTGTATTTACTTCCGGGTCGTAGCCGATATAATTTTTCAACAGCAACAGGTTGCTTCCGTTTAACGAAAGTGCCAGTGATTTGAGTTTTGAAGCGGTCATTTTTGCAAGATCAAACGTATATCCGATGGATACTGCCTTTAAACGCAGGAAGCTTGCATCGTATACAAAACGGTCATTGGGAATGTCATCTTTCGAATCGGTCCTGGGAATATCTGAATCAGGATTACGAATCTCGTGATACCTGTTTACCATGAGTTCCTGTTGATTATTGAGGTACACTCCTGTCATGTTGAACATGCCACCGGGATAATACATATCGCCGCCAATAGAATAGTTGAAGAAAACGGACAGAAACGCTTTTTTATAGCGGAATGTGTTTTGCAAACCACCATACAGATCCGGATCGGCATCTCCCAGCATTACCATATCATCGCTATTCATTAAGCCATCCTTATTTTGGTCAATATAACGCTGACGTCCCGGAACCAGATAAGCTGCCGAAGCCGATACGTACTGCTTGTCTGTTTGATTTTTGATGATCTCGTCCTGACTTTTCCATACACCACCATATTCAAAACCATAGATAGCATTCAGCGGATAGCCGGTCTGATAACCATTGATCATATATTGCGCCCCGTAGCTATAGGTGTTGGTAACCACCCTTCCTACCAGGCCGATATCATCCACCATCTGCTGGTTATGTGCTGCGGTAAGGCTGGTAGCCCATCCGAATTCGGGCTTCCGTATCACATCATAATTGATGGTCAGCTCAACCCCTTTGTTGGACGTCTTGCCAAAATTCATCAATCTTGAAGAAAATCCCGTTTGCGTAGGCATCTGTACACTCAGCAGCAAATCCGAGGTCTTGCTCTTATAGGCATCGAGTGTCACTTCGAGCCGTTTTCCAAAGAAAGAAAGATCAATGCCCGCATTATAGGTAGTTGTTTTTTCCCATTTCAAACCGGAGTTCGCGATACCCGATGGATAGAATGCAACAGGCTGCGCATCTCCGAATAAATACCCGGATGTGGTTGAGCTCAGGCGACTGAGCGACTGATAACGGGAAATGGCATCGTTGCCCGATGTACCGGCACTGAGACGGACAGCAAAATCACTCAGGCCGGAGTTTTTCATAAAGTTTTCGTTCAGGATATTCCAGCGAAAAGCTGCCGAGGGGAAATACGCCCATTTATTGTTGGCAGCAAAGTTGGAAGCACCGTCCCTGCGCAATGTGGCGGTCAGGTAATATTTTTGCGCATAGTTATAATTCAGACGGGCAAGGTGCGACAGGCGCGTTTGCAATTCTTTTGCGCCGCTTACATTCAGGTTTTGCTTATCAGGGATGGCCCCGATATCCCAAAGCGCCGTCTCGTCGCTGTAATACCCGCTGCCACTTATGGAAACCCGGTAGAAATTCAGCATCTGAACAGTAAAGCCGTACATCGCATCAAAATGATGTCCGCTGCCGAAAGTGTTTTTGTAGGTAATGGTATTTTCGTTCAGAAGATTATCATTCTGGTTGATGCTTTTAGAAGTGGCGTTGCCCGCCGTGGCCCGGCTGGGCATGGTAGAGGGAACCAAGGCATTGTTGTTGATATCATATTTGGAGTAAGCAACGGAGGAACGCGCCACGATATTTTTAACCGGTGTAATGTCTACATATGCCATTGAAGTAAGTGTACCTGTTTGAGTGGTATTCTTTCTCAGGGTAGCGTCAAATAAAGGCAGGTCGGATACTCCTCCTGAATAGTTTTGCGAGTTCCAGCTGTTCAAACTGCCATCAGGATTATAAATCGGGACCACAGGAGCTACTGACACAAACGATACGCTCCAGTTATTATAGGCGCCCAGGTACCGCATGGGCTGCTCCTGTGTACTATTGGAATACGCAATGCGTGCACCAGCCTTCGCATACCTGCCCAGGGTCTGGTCGAGGTTCAGCCGGAACTGGTATCGCTTGAACTCGCTTCCGAGAATAACGCCGTCAATATTGTCGTACCCCCCGGAAATAAAGAATTTGGTGTTGTTATTCCCTCCTGAGACGGCCAGTGAATAATTGGCAAATGGCGCGGTGCGGGTAAGGGCATGTTGCCAGTCGGAGCCTTTGCCAAGTGAAAGCGGATCCGGATAGGGATAATCTTCGAGCGGCTTGGTTTTATTGGCCGCACTGGCATAATAAAAACGATCGTTGATCAGCTGTGCAAACTCAGTGGCATCCATTAAATCCAGGTACCCGGCCATCCTGGCAAAGCCCTGGGATGTCCTTACGGTAAAATCCGTTTTACCATTTTTGTTGATCCCGCTTTTAGTGGTGATGATGATGACTCCGTTGGCGCCACGGGAACCGTAGATGGCAGTAGAAGATGCATCCTTCAAGACACTGATACTGGCAATATCTGAAGGATTCAGATCATTCAGATTATTGATACCATCCATTACTCCGTCTACAATATATAAAGGTTCATTGTCGGCCGAAATGGATCTTGTGCCACGTATACGAACGGTTGTGCCGGAACCTGGCGCACCATCCGTGGACATGAATTCAGCTCCCGCAATTCTTCCCGCAAGCATCTGGTCTACCCGCGGAACGGGAATGTTCTCCAGGTCCTGCATTTTAACAGTGGAAACCGCTCCGGTAAGGTCGCGTTTTTTTACGCTGCCATAGCCTACAGCCACTACTTCTACCTGCTCAAGATCACCCGTTTTGTTTACCAGTCGCACCAGTAAAGCGCTTTGATCTTTTTTAAGCGCTACATCTTTCTCTATATAGGTTTCGTAACCTACATAGCTGAAATAAAGGTCATAAGTTCCCTGCTCATTCAGATTGCCCAGGCTGAAAGAGCCTTCCTTATTGGTAAGCGTTGAAGCGATAACCGTTCCCGCCTGCCGGGCAACAACGGAAACCATTTCAAGCGGCTTTCCCTGTTCATCCAGGACAGTGCCCTTTATTTGAGCGGACTGAGCTGCCGCACTTAACGCAACGACCAGGGAAAAAAAAGTAAACAGTGCTCTGAACAACATCTTTTGTTTTTTCATCTTCTGCAAAAATTTAATACACCCGGCGCCGGTTCATAATCGTTATTATGTCCAACATGCCGTCCCATCTTAAGTGGCGGCATTTTATCCGGGAATGACACAGAAGATTCGAACAAAATGGTGTTTACCCCTACCCGTTAACAATTTGATAACATACGCCGGCTTACATGCCCATAATAAAACATAAGGCTGCGGCTTTTCGCACCACTTTTAACGCTTTTGAAATGTGATTCTCCACCGTTTTGGGCGAAACGGACAAATGGTTAGCTATCTGCAAATGGGTAAGTCCTTCTTCACGGCTGAGTATGAAAATCTTTTTGCATTGGGGCGGCAGGCTTTCAATGGCCTCCTGTACTTTTTCAACCAGTTGTTTATCGGCAGCCGGGTCGCCGGCTATAGCAGCATCTGCATTTTGTTTTATTGCATCCAATGCGCTTCGTTCCATCGCTTTTTTGCGCAATATATCAATCATAATAGACCGGGCGATCCTTGCAATCTGTACTTCGATGGGAAAGGAACTGGAGAGTTCTGATCTTTTCTCCCAAACCTTAATAAAGCTCATCTGTACCACTTCTTCCGCCAGATCCTCTGAAGCTGTATTCTTTAGCACAAAAAAGTAAAATCTATTATGATATTTATGATATATTTCTTCAAAAACAAGTTTGTTTCCACTTTTTATCTCTGAAACATAATCCATAATAAGGGCCGCAAGTTACTAAACCATGAAAAAACGAAGATTAAATTATAGTTAAGCGATACGTCAAAAGTGCAGGGCCGGAATGAGCTGATAAACGCGGCATATATGGCTGCCGCAACCGGTCTGCTTCAGAACTATGCACCTTCTCCGGCTCCTGCAGGAAAGGTTGCCAAAAGTATTCTCAGTTATGATCAATCATCCACATGGTAATCCCAAACCCGGTGTAATGAGCTTCCGGAAAATCAACATTGCTCCCATCTTCATACTGGTATAACTGAAAGTCTTTAAATACCAATCCTATTCCCTTTGCATATTTTTCGGTAGAAAATTCTTTATATCCCAAAATAGTCGTACTGGTTGGCGGAAGTCCTAATGTTTCGTCTTGCTGAAGCACGGTCCATACATCCTTGTATGTTTGTCCCTGATAGCTCATATCCCCAAATGCAGTATAACTGAAGTTCCATGCATTCATGGCCTGACCTGCTATGTTAAACTGATAAAGATCATCATAAGGATTGAGAGGAAGCTTGCTATTCCCTTTCCAGGAAAAGCCCGTTCTCAAAGGACCCTGCAGCACTGTTACCCGCATATTGTTATCAATAACATCGACGCTTCTTTCCCCCGGAGTAATAAAATAAGTGCCGTTACCCACCCATGTACCGGTACCTGCTTCATTGTTAATTAACCGTTCTACCACATAGGTTTTGCGGCCGGCATTATCCGCTATTTCCTGCGTAATTGTATGTTTCACCCGGTACTTGTGCACTTCAGTTACAGTGCCACTTCTGGGGAATACGGTAGAATCAATTCTATAAACCATGTATTTACCCACATTAACCGGTAAATATCCTGAGATATCTTCTACCTGCAGCACTTCTTTCTTATTGCTGCAGGCATTAATGACGAAAGACAATAAAACAAATACAAAAAACCGTTTCACAATATTGTTATCTGACAAGTATACTGATGATTTAGATATAATTAACAATACGGCAACTCAGGGTAAGCATTAACTGAGAGAACGCCTTTTGAATATTCTCATAATAATAATTTCCTGACGAAGATAAACCCTTGTTCCAAATTCGGCAGGCCGTACTAATTGAATTAACGAATTACATAAGTTTTGTCAGCATTTCAGTAAATATATCACCGCTACCAACCACGACCTTTGACGCGGCCCGGGATATTTTTCGCTGTTTTACGCCCCTGAACTGCAATATATAAGTTACACAATAAAACCGCTCCAATATTATGATCAACAGCAAAACAATAACTACAGCAATAATCTTGTGTATCGTGATCGTTTTTATCTTTTCAGGAATACTTTATACCCTGGCGATCATTCTGCGGGATATTATAAAACGGGATGTGAAAAGCACGGGGCATTACATGCTCGTTTTCTTTGTATCGGCCGCAGTTATCACCCTGGCTGTAAATATCATAGCCTGCAGTTTTATGTTATAACAGACCCGGCTCAATCCCCGGGCAGCACCATTCGTGCGCAGCAAACAATTACGGGTAGCATTACTTTTTTGTAACTTGTAGCAAATTATATCATCCATGACCCCTCAAATCCAACATATCAACCCGGAAGGGCTCTCCAAAAACCCCGCCTTTTCCCAGGCAGTGATCACCCTGGGCAAAGGAAAAACGGTGTACATCGGCGGCCAGGACGCCATTAATGCACAAGGCCGGATCATTGGCATTGGCGATATCGGAGTACAAACAGATCAGGTAATGCAGAACCTGCAAACTGCATTAACCGCCTGCGGTGCCACCTTTGAGCATATTGTAAAGCTCACAATTTTTATCGTGCATGGCCAGGACCTGCGTCTTGGATTCCAGGCATCGCAAAAATATTTAGGCGGGCTGAAGAACCCACCGGCAATATCGGGGATGTTCGTGGCAGCGTTGGCAAGACCGGAATACCTGGTGGAAGTAGAAGCAATCGCATTTATTCCCGGGGAATAGCAATACAAAAAGACGGGCACCTTTATTACACGGGTCTTTCCGCAACAGTTAGTTTTTCTGGAAGATTGCAGCAGGCTGCTTCAGCAGACCGGCCGGCAATACCAGTGCACCGGATGTAGCTAATATTTACGGAAAGTCGTTTCCAAACTATTCCAGATACCCGAAAAATGATCCGCCAATGCAAAAGTATTTGAGAGGACTATAGAATGTGCGGAACCTGCAATCCTTTTAAATAATGGCCTGAGTGATATATCCCGGCATTTAACTAACTTTAGCTAAGAAATTAAGTACCGGCATATAATGATCTTTCTTAATTGTTTTTTTGAAATACCAGCATGTGGAATGAGCTCATTGCACCCTATACCGGAAGATTTATGCTTAAACCGTTATTATGATCGACATAGTAATTGAAGCCAGGAATGCGGCTATTAGTGAATCAATGAAAGTTAAACGGATCCTCCCCTTCCGTTTACGCAGAATGGTCGGACCATTCATTTTTATGGACCACGCCGGTCCTGTGGCAGATATACCAGCCAATCCATCTACACTGGACGTGTTACCGCATCCGCATATCGGGCTCTCTACCGTCAGTTATCTTTTTGGTGGTCAGGTTACCCATCGCGATAGTTTGGGAGTTGAGCAGGTCATTCGTCCGGGAGAAGTAAACTGGATGACCGCTGGCAGCGGTATTGCCCATTCCGAAAGATTTGAAGATCCATCTGCATTAACCGGGGGGCTTGAAATGATACAGACATGGGTGGCGCTCCCGGAAAAAGATGAAGAGGCAACTCCGTCTTTTGATAATTACAAACCGGAAGAACTTCCTGTATACACCGACAAAGGTATTTGGATGCGGCTGATCGCAGGCGATGCATACGGGTTACGAAATGATGTAAGAATAAAATCGCCGCTTTTTTACCTGCATGTTGTGTTAGAGGAAGGTTCCACCTTCGGGCCTCCCAAGGGCCATCCGGAACGTGGCATGTATATTGTCAAAGGCAGTATTGAAATATCCGGAAATCTATATCAGGCAGGACAAATGGTTGTATTTACACCGGGCGCAGAGCCCCTTATGATTGCAAAGGAAAATACCACACTGATGCTGTTGGGGGGTGAGCCTCTGGGGGAACGTTTTATCTGGTGGAATTTTGTTTCCAGCCGCAAAGAGCGTATCGAACAGGCCAAAGAAGACTGGAAACAGGGACGGATCATATTGCCGCCAAATGACAATAAAGAGTTCATACCCTTGCCCGACGACAAATCGAAGCCTGCAGGGGGCCCGCCTAAGCCCGAACCACTTTCATAACAGGCAGCTGGCTTTCTTAAATCAGCTGGGGCTTTAAGACATTCTCCCGATCCGGATATAGCCTGCTCAGGCCCGATACCGGGTGAAGAAAGTACGGGACATTATCGATAATAAAATGATCCTCTGTCATAATAAAAGCATTGTTGTCTGCTTACACCGCTGTCCGGTAGGTCAGCATTACGCGGCCCGATTTGCCTGGTTGTGCCTGAACGAACTCCAGCGGGTGCGGTCGTATTCCCTCAAAAAGCGGCTTGCCACTGCCCAGGACAATCGGGTGAACGATCAGTCGTAACTCGTCGATCAGGTTCGCATCCATAAGGCTCGCAACAAGACCTGCTCCACCAACGACATATATATTCTTTCCCGGCGTATCCTTCAGGGTCTGCAGTGCCGCCAGGTCCCGAACAATCTGGGTTTCGGGCCACGAGACGCTTTCGAGTGTGGTCGACAATACAATGTGAGGTGTGCGTGCCGCCAGCTGTGCATACGCAATCTCACTGCTGGATGGAGGCCGTCCCTGCTGTGACGGCACTTCGGGATTCGGCGGAATAGCCTGAGGATCCGCATAGATCGATCCCCAATACTCCCCGTATCCCGGGTACATATGTCCACCTAAAAGAAATGTGTCAACATCGTCGATCAGTTGGATCGCATCCGCCCATGAATCCACCCAATCCGTTTTGCCATCCGGATCCTCGATAAAGCCATCCAGCGATATCTGCATTGCAGAGATCATTTTCCGGGAATTATTGGTTGTCATGTTGTGCTGCTTTTATTGTTAAAACACAGGTTTATTACCAGGATATAGTTCTTGTTCAACAAATATAATACCGTGTTGGTAGCATTAAAAGGGGGATTTTGGACTTTCAGACAGGATAATTCAGACATCGTACTCATTGATCAAACTCCCGCCGGATACGCCTTGTATCTCCTGATCTATCGGTTACAGGAACTTATATTTGTAAAGACCCTGTTGAAAAAACACAGAGCCTACAGCGACCGCAATAAATACCGCTCCTCATAAAAAATAACAATACCTGTCTTTGCCTTCTTTTACTCCTGCCTATCTGTAATCGCTTTTAGCTTCCTGTACTTCCGGGACACATAGTCCTTTATATGAACCGGTATGTGTCCCGGAAGTTCCCCGTCTTCGCGAATACCTAAGGCACCATAAAAGTCCTCCAGTGCTGCCTGCTCCGCAACACTGCAAAGCCCTTTTCATACCTGTCAAGTAAATATGCCAGTCGTTCCTTGTCCATAAAATAATGACCTCCCTAGATATAATTGATAAAAAAAAACGATCCCTATGTAAGGACCAACGTTTTTTTATTTTTTTCAGAATTACTATTTATTTAATTTGCGCATAATAGATGCAACGTTATTACTGCTATACAGGCACATATGACGAGAGTGCGTACCATCCTAAAAGAGAAACCGGATTACGCTCCATTTTTACCCGTCGTGCTCTCTACCCCTTAAAAATCAAGAAAAGACACTATTATGAAAGTACTTCTTAGCTGGAAGAAAAACTTGTTTTCAGACCTTTATACTATTTACGAAAATAATTTGCAGATCGGGACTCTAAGGGGTAATAGTTTTTCCCAGTCGGCTTACAGTGAATTATACGGAAAGTCCTATACGTTTAAGACAAAAGGGTTTTTAAGGCAGCATACTGAGATCATCGAAGAACCAACACAAACAGTTATTGGCATCATCACACTTGACAATTTGTGGACAAAAGCCAATATAAAGCTTCATGGAAAGGAGGTCCACTGGAAGTATGAAAACTTATCGAATACAAAATGGCGTGTCAGCGACGAAACAGGATTAAGTATAAAATACGCTACTTCTCTCACTACCGGACGAATTGAATCCAATTCAATGGATCTGCCCCTGCTTCTGGCGGGCCTTTTTGTGACAAACTATTATTGGAAAATGTCGCTCGTCATTTTTATTGTGCTGATTATAGGAATTATTAGGTAATTTCAATAATCAGGTTACTATTATAATCTTTAATGCAAAAGTTGGTATTGCGAAACAGTTCAGCCACCAATCATTTTCAACAACCGATTAAACATACGAATGATAAGATTTTCTATTACAGCTGCATTATTGTTTACTACTGCTATTTTATTTGCACAGGACGACAATCCGGTTATCAAAAAAAAAGCTGCAACAGTTGAAGGTTTCGTCCCACAGGGATGGAAGATCGCCTATACAGCAAAAGGCGATCTTAATAAAGATACCAATAGCGATGTGGCGATCATCATACAGAATACCAACCCGAAAAATTTGGTCAGCAACGAGCGCTTGGGTCCCGACACGCTGGATCTGAACCCGAGGATGCTGCTTATCCTGTTCAAAGGCCCTGACAATTCTTACACATTGGCAGCCAGAAACAAAAGTTTTATCCCAAGCCCGAATGATGCCGAGTCTTCATGCCTGGCTGATCCGCTGAGCGAGACCGGCGCTATTGGTATCGAAAAAGGTGTATTAAAATTAAGCTATCAATACTGGCTAAGCTGCGGCTCCTACGGGGTTACCAATACAGATTATACATTCCGGTTTCAAAACGGGATATTTGAATTGATCGGCTATGATTGCCATAGTTTTAGCAGGTCTTCAGGCGAAGAAAGCAGTACAAGTGTCAATTTTTCCACCCGTAAAATAAGCAAAACCACGGGCGGGGACATGTTTGATGAAAAAGAAAACAAGCCCAAAACAATAACCAGGAAGCTTACCTATGGGAAATTATTAAATCTTGAATCAATGACAACAAAGGACGCCGAGGCACTAATGGACTTATAGCAGCAATCTTCGCTTTTATCAGCTTTTCTTTGGTTCCTGCTGCTGAATGATCAGATGCGCAGGCTGGGGTTGGTTTCAATACGTTCCATTGCACTTGCGGTGAGCGCTCCAAAGGGCGGTATCAGATAAGTAAGGTGGCTGATCCTTTTCCCGCACCCGCCATTATTGTTCATCGCTGCAACTCCGGCACCTGAAATGCAGAACCAGTGAAATATTATCGTTCCACCAGTTCTTTAACCGGTTCGCCGTACCAGTCTATTTCATTATGATCCGTTTTTAAAAGTATACGCCATCTTTTAAATGTGTTGACAAACACAATCAACATGAGCAACATGGCAAAAAATGCCAGTACGGCTAACAGATATTGTTCTTTTGGTATGTACACATTTACGATTTGCTCATACCCCGCCCAAAAAGTGACCACTGCCATAAATACTCCCGGAATAGCGGAACACAAGGCATACTTGCCCCTGTTCATGCGGATCAGCATGGTGGTACAAACAATCAGCCCGCACGCTGCCAGCAACTGGTTGCTGATGCCAAACAGCGGCCAGATACTGTTTACATTACCGGTATAAACCAGGTATCCCCACGAAAAGGTAAATATCAGGCTGCATATTATAATACCGGGCTTCCAGTTTTTATCTTTAAACTTCGGGATTGCACTACCCAGCATTTCCTGTAAAAAGAACCTTCCTACCCTGGTACCGGCATCAATAGCCGTTAAAATAAACACCGCCTCAAACATGATGGCAAAATTGTACCAATAGGCCATCAGGTCGTCCATGAAAGGTATTTTATTAAAGATATGAGCCATTCCCACCGCCAGGGAAACTGCCCCACCGGTACGCCCATGTAAATCCACACCGATCATTTTGCTGAAATGATCGAGATCCACAGTATGGAGTTGCGGATTTGCAGCGATAAAGGAGCCATACAATTCTTTA is from Niabella beijingensis and encodes:
- a CDS encoding BACON domain-containing protein, which encodes MNRSISLFAFVTLLIAGCKKEDTVFNTDLALDSRFIILNAPADTTKIVVYADGNWTMENRDNASWITVQNGAGKGTGYAIISVPDNASDYPRAATLLFMSGSKTDTLKLGQRGVIVPALAITATSVAAPGMGGAVETAINTKFPLSAIGVTYGYSAGDSWISGLQIADGKMSFNVAANETAEARSGKIYLSYTDILGTNLSDSLTVNQARP
- a CDS encoding RagB/SusD family nutrient uptake outer membrane protein — its product is MKQIKIYSLVVLIIFGLGMSSCRKFLEEKPKSFLSADNFYQTEAQALSAVNACYLKLYNIYRGDLMMATEYTSDLSYLTNGGVDQSFGMSPSNPGVADGIWTSAYNGIMVCNATIAGIQNSVSIAEEKKPALIGEAAVIRALYYYILTSMFGDVPYYTSDASSSFDALMEVAQMGRMSATVIRDSVMADLQKWAPALPQTKSSSIADNRIGAPLAYMLIGKMALWNKKWELCIAAMQKLETIYGALSQYALTDTWFRNKNKAESIFEVQYSGTIKISNVATQMTPARASGAVYDGVTIPQLGTTTTTFTAATPTAYFMSLYEDTDPRKNTTLAYSYDGVWFNRPKSNNFTGKPWPGPKFWCPNMSLQQDNNNQKVFRFADALLMLAEAANELGDPATAMDAINQVKARANAGFVLAGYPGKAAFLEEVKKERARELYGEYGRKWDLVRWGDFYSRVSATSATEVDDIQTNLRPYHEYYPIPQTEVDRSGGILTNNSYNK
- a CDS encoding SusC/RagA family TonB-linked outer membrane protein, whose translation is MKKQKMLFRALFTFFSLVVALSAAAQSAQIKGTVLDEQGKPLEMVSVVARQAGTVIASTLTNKEGSFSLGNLNEQGTYDLYFSYVGYETYIEKDVALKKDQSALLVRLVNKTGDLEQVEVVAVGYGSVKKRDLTGAVSTVKMQDLENIPVPRVDQMLAGRIAGAEFMSTDGAPGSGTTVRIRGTRSISADNEPLYIVDGVMDGINNLNDLNPSDIASISVLKDASSTAIYGSRGANGVIIITTKSGINKNGKTDFTVRTSQGFARMAGYLDLMDATEFAQLINDRFYYASAANKTKPLEDYPYPDPLSLGKGSDWQHALTRTAPFANYSLAVSGGNNNTKFFISGGYDNIDGVILGSEFKRYQFRLNLDQTLGRYAKAGARIAYSNSTQEQPMRYLGAYNNWSVSFVSVAPVVPIYNPDGSLNSWNSQNYSGGVSDLPLFDATLRKNTTQTGTLTSMAYVDITPVKNIVARSSVAYSKYDINNNALVPSTMPSRATAGNATSKSINQNDNLLNENTITYKNTFGSGHHFDAMYGFTVQMLNFYRVSISGSGYYSDETALWDIGAIPDKQNLNVSGAKELQTRLSHLARLNYNYAQKYYLTATLRRDGASNFAANNKWAYFPSAAFRWNILNENFMKNSGLSDFAVRLSAGTSGNDAISRYQSLSRLSSTTSGYLFGDAQPVAFYPSGIANSGLKWEKTTTYNAGIDLSFFGKRLEVTLDAYKSKTSDLLLSVQMPTQTGFSSRLMNFGKTSNKGVELTINYDVIRKPEFGWATSLTAAHNQQMVDDIGLVGRVVTNTYSYGAQYMINGYQTGYPLNAIYGFEYGGVWKSQDEIIKNQTDKQYVSASAAYLVPGRQRYIDQNKDGLMNSDDMVMLGDADPDLYGGLQNTFRYKKAFLSVFFNYSIGGDMYYPGGMFNMTGVYLNNQQELMVNRYHEIRNPDSDIPRTDSKDDIPNDRFVYDASFLRLKAVSIGYTFDLAKMTASKLKSLALSLNGSNLLLLKNYIGYDPEVNTSGTSSTLRRIDNGSFPPNRTITFTAELKF
- a CDS encoding RNA polymerase sigma-70 factor, whose protein sequence is MDYVSEIKSGNKLVFEEIYHKYHNRFYFFVLKNTASEDLAEEVVQMSFIKVWEKRSELSSSFPIEVQIARIARSIMIDILRKKAMERSALDAIKQNADAAIAGDPAADKQLVEKVQEAIESLPPQCKKIFILSREEGLTHLQIANHLSVSPKTVENHISKALKVVRKAAALCFIMGM
- a CDS encoding RidA family protein; the protein is MTPQIQHINPEGLSKNPAFSQAVITLGKGKTVYIGGQDAINAQGRIIGIGDIGVQTDQVMQNLQTALTACGATFEHIVKLTIFIVHGQDLRLGFQASQKYLGGLKNPPAISGMFVAALARPEYLVEVEAIAFIPGE
- a CDS encoding pirin family protein codes for the protein MIDIVIEARNAAISESMKVKRILPFRLRRMVGPFIFMDHAGPVADIPANPSTLDVLPHPHIGLSTVSYLFGGQVTHRDSLGVEQVIRPGEVNWMTAGSGIAHSERFEDPSALTGGLEMIQTWVALPEKDEEATPSFDNYKPEELPVYTDKGIWMRLIAGDAYGLRNDVRIKSPLFYLHVVLEEGSTFGPPKGHPERGMYIVKGSIEISGNLYQAGQMVVFTPGAEPLMIAKENTTLMLLGGEPLGERFIWWNFVSSRKERIEQAKEDWKQGRIILPPNDNKEFIPLPDDKSKPAGGPPKPEPLS